One genomic region from Bartonella australis AUST/NH1 encodes:
- the murD gene encoding UDP-N-acetylmuramoyl-L-alanine--D-glutamate ligase, which yields MISVECYKGQKVALLGLGRSGLATAQALIAGGAEVVAWDDNLSCVEAAREKNIPTKNLYYEDWSEFIALVLAPGVPLTHPKPHWAVSRAQQAGVEIVGDVELFVRARNHFLQQHGFCDQDVPFIAITGTNGKSTTTTLLVHLLEQTGYDVQMGGNIGTPILTLKPFVEKRIYVIECSSFQIDLTPSLRPTVGLLLNLTPDHIDRHGSFAYYAQVKGRLVSKAFHALISINDAVCGALYQRLVNEGHQVEAISEGHVIENGFYAEGTKLFSVRHGRRYMLADLADMDSLRGSHNVQNALMALATLQVLKISDLDIEKHLASYVGLAHRMQRVCKIGSVLFINDSKATNAEASAFALSTFDDIFWIVGGQAKEGGINILKRFFSKIRKAYLIGASAEKFSHVIGSAFPFSVSLTLENAVREAAVDAAYDATKESVVLFSPACASYDQFRNYEERGEAFISFVTQLEK from the coding sequence GTGATTTCTGTTGAATGTTATAAAGGTCAAAAAGTTGCCTTACTGGGACTAGGGCGGTCGGGGTTGGCTACGGCACAGGCGCTCATTGCTGGTGGAGCAGAAGTGGTTGCGTGGGATGATAATCTTTCTTGCGTAGAAGCTGCTCGTGAGAAAAATATTCCAACGAAAAATCTCTATTATGAGGATTGGTCAGAATTTATTGCGTTGGTTCTAGCACCTGGAGTGCCTTTAACTCATCCTAAGCCTCATTGGGCAGTTAGTAGGGCACAGCAGGCGGGCGTAGAAATTGTCGGCGATGTTGAACTATTTGTTCGTGCACGAAATCATTTTTTACAGCAGCATGGTTTTTGCGATCAAGATGTTCCATTCATTGCCATTACAGGTACGAATGGCAAATCAACGACGACAACTTTGCTCGTCCATCTTTTAGAGCAGACAGGTTATGATGTACAAATGGGGGGGAATATAGGGACTCCCATATTAACGCTAAAGCCGTTTGTAGAGAAGCGCATTTATGTCATTGAATGTTCGTCATTTCAAATTGATTTAACGCCGTCTCTTCGACCAACAGTGGGCCTTTTATTAAATTTGACACCTGATCATATTGATCGTCATGGTAGTTTTGCCTATTACGCGCAAGTCAAGGGGCGTTTAGTTTCTAAAGCTTTTCACGCATTGATTTCAATTAATGACGCGGTTTGTGGAGCTCTATATCAACGGCTTGTGAATGAAGGCCACCAAGTAGAAGCAATTTCTGAGGGGCATGTTATCGAAAATGGTTTTTATGCGGAAGGAACAAAACTCTTCTCTGTCCGTCACGGGCGGCGTTATATGCTCGCAGATCTTGCTGATATGGATTCACTGCGTGGCAGCCATAACGTGCAGAACGCTCTCATGGCTTTAGCGACATTGCAAGTGCTAAAAATAAGTGATCTGGATATAGAGAAACATTTAGCAAGTTATGTAGGGCTTGCGCATCGTATGCAACGGGTTTGCAAAATCGGATCAGTTTTATTTATTAATGATAGTAAAGCTACTAATGCAGAGGCGTCGGCTTTCGCACTTTCTACTTTTGATGATATTTTTTGGATCGTTGGAGGGCAAGCGAAAGAAGGTGGAATTAATATCCTTAAAAGATTTTTTAGTAAAATTCGTAAAGCTTATTTAATTGGTGCTTCCGCGGAAAAATTCTCTCACGTTATTGGTTCTGCCTTTCCTTTTTCTGTGAGTTTAACACTGGAAAATGCGGTGCGTGAAGCAGCCGTTGATGCGGCTTATGATGCTACAAAAGAATCCGTTGTTTTATTTTCACCAGCCTGTGCAAGTTACGATCAATTTAGAAATTATGAAGAGCGTGGAGAGGCCTTCATTTCTTTCGTTACACAGTTAGAGAAGTGA
- the mraY gene encoding phospho-N-acetylmuramoyl-pentapeptide-transferase has product MMLFLSFLSDWFPGVNVFRYITFRTVSAILTSGLIVFLFSPSIISFLKVRQGKGQPIRADGPQTHFKKAGTPTMGGLVILVGVVVSALLWCNLSNIYFWVSLLVMLFFGGIGFYDDYLKVTKQTDKGFSGKARLGLEFLVAAGASFIFLQTGSPGLSLPFVKEYFIELGWFFIPFTACVIVGTGNAVNLTDGLDGLAIVPVMVAASSFALIAYLVGNMNFANYLQIHYVQGVGELTVLLGAVVGAGLGFLWFNAPPAAIFMGDTGSLALGGLLGVVSVATKHEIVLIVIGGLFVLEALSVVIQVGHFKLTKRRIFLMAPIHHHFEKKGWTESQIVIRFWIISIVLALIGLSTLKLR; this is encoded by the coding sequence ATGATGCTGTTTCTTTCTTTCCTGAGTGATTGGTTTCCAGGTGTCAATGTTTTTCGTTATATCACTTTCCGTACGGTGTCGGCTATACTGACGTCGGGTTTGATTGTTTTTTTATTTAGTCCTAGTATTATTTCTTTTCTCAAAGTACGGCAGGGCAAAGGGCAGCCAATTCGGGCTGACGGCCCTCAGACTCATTTCAAAAAGGCTGGAACACCCACTATGGGTGGATTGGTTATTTTAGTCGGCGTTGTGGTATCTGCGCTTTTGTGGTGTAATTTATCGAATATTTATTTTTGGGTATCATTACTGGTCATGCTGTTTTTCGGGGGGATCGGATTTTATGATGATTATCTCAAGGTAACAAAGCAAACAGATAAAGGTTTTTCTGGCAAAGCGCGGTTAGGCTTAGAGTTTTTAGTTGCGGCGGGCGCTTCTTTTATCTTTTTACAAACTGGGTCGCCAGGATTATCTTTGCCCTTTGTGAAGGAATATTTTATCGAGTTAGGTTGGTTTTTCATCCCCTTTACGGCCTGCGTTATTGTAGGAACAGGTAATGCAGTTAATTTGACTGATGGTCTTGATGGACTTGCTATTGTTCCTGTGATGGTTGCCGCCTCGTCTTTTGCATTGATTGCTTATCTCGTTGGTAATATGAATTTTGCTAATTATTTACAAATCCATTATGTGCAAGGGGTAGGTGAATTGACTGTTTTGCTAGGAGCAGTTGTTGGTGCAGGGCTCGGCTTTTTGTGGTTTAATGCACCTCCGGCCGCTATCTTCATGGGCGACACCGGTTCGCTAGCTCTTGGGGGACTATTAGGTGTTGTTTCTGTAGCGACAAAGCATGAAATTGTTTTGATTGTTATTGGCGGCCTTTTTGTTTTGGAAGCGCTATCTGTCGTCATTCAGGTGGGCCACTTCAAATTGACGAAAAGGCGTATATTCCTTATGGCTCCGATCCATCATCATTTTGAAAAAAAAGGCTGGACTGAAAGCCAGATCGTGATACGCTTTTGGATTATCTCGATTGTTTTGGCGTTGATTGGTCTTTCAACGCTTAAGCTAAGGTAA
- a CDS encoding UDP-N-acetylmuramoylalanyl-D-glutamyl-2,6-diaminopimelate--D-alanyl-D-alanine ligase, giving the protein MKALWGKEELLAAINGFAIGHLPETFSGVSIDSRTLVEGDIFFCIKGAHLDGHDFAARAYERGAGVLIIAQDRLATMKKLSAPLFVVADVLRALEELGKAARKRSKAKIIAITGSVGKTTTKEALKQALGVIGKVHANLDSLNNCWGVPLTLARMPADSDYAIFEIGMNHKGEIRPLVKLIRPHVALITQIATGHIGFFKNLEEIADAKAEIFEGLDDEGVVLLNADSDFFSYLVQKAKQCGVKKILSFGELDHADYQAKEICLLANYSRVSVCISGQSQGMMIKIGAPGRHIVQNSLGVIAACDAIGADLFRVALPLSHFSLQKGRGARYRLSLPSGGEFHLIDESYNANPASMRAALSLLAMGQVGSCGRRIAILGDMLELGAHSEKFHRDLAEPIRASGANPVFLVGEEMKPLAADLSPHVKIHYAEHIEKILPLVCTEISDGDLVMIKSSHSVRSSHIVATLLDQYKVIPL; this is encoded by the coding sequence ATGAAGGCTTTATGGGGTAAAGAAGAACTCCTCGCTGCAATTAATGGTTTCGCGATTGGGCACTTACCGGAAACTTTTTCCGGGGTTTCTATTGATAGTCGAACTCTCGTAGAAGGCGATATTTTTTTCTGTATTAAAGGTGCTCATCTCGATGGTCATGATTTCGCTGCACGAGCTTATGAGCGGGGAGCTGGGGTTCTTATTATTGCGCAAGATCGTTTAGCCACAATGAAAAAATTATCAGCTCCATTATTCGTTGTTGCTGACGTTTTACGAGCATTAGAAGAACTCGGGAAAGCAGCACGCAAACGTTCAAAAGCTAAGATTATAGCTATAACAGGTTCTGTTGGAAAAACGACAACAAAAGAAGCTCTTAAACAAGCACTTGGAGTTATTGGGAAAGTTCACGCTAACCTTGATTCTTTAAACAATTGTTGGGGTGTTCCTCTGACTTTGGCGCGAATGCCTGCTGACAGTGATTACGCTATATTTGAAATTGGTATGAACCATAAAGGCGAAATTCGTCCTCTGGTGAAGTTAATTCGCCCGCACGTAGCCTTGATCACTCAGATTGCTACAGGGCATATAGGTTTTTTCAAAAATCTCGAAGAAATCGCGGATGCAAAAGCCGAAATTTTCGAAGGATTGGACGATGAGGGTGTCGTTCTTTTAAATGCAGATAGCGATTTTTTTTCTTATTTAGTTCAAAAAGCAAAACAGTGCGGTGTAAAAAAGATTCTGAGTTTTGGTGAATTGGACCATGCTGATTACCAAGCGAAGGAGATTTGCCTTTTAGCGAATTATTCTCGTGTGAGTGTTTGTATTTCTGGTCAAAGTCAAGGTATGATGATTAAAATTGGCGCTCCCGGTCGACATATTGTGCAAAATAGTTTGGGTGTTATTGCAGCGTGTGATGCGATAGGTGCCGATTTATTTCGTGTTGCGCTCCCTTTGAGCCACTTTTCTCTTCAAAAAGGCCGTGGTGCCCGTTATCGGCTATCTTTACCTAGTGGTGGCGAATTTCATTTAATAGATGAAAGTTATAATGCTAATCCTGCTTCTATGCGGGCAGCCCTCAGTCTTCTTGCTATGGGGCAGGTAGGCTCATGTGGTCGGCGAATTGCTATTTTGGGTGATATGCTTGAATTAGGAGCTCACAGCGAAAAATTTCATCGCGACCTTGCTGAACCAATCCGTGCTTCAGGCGCTAACCCAGTTTTTTTAGTCGGTGAGGAAATGAAGCCTTTAGCCGCCGATCTTTCCCCGCACGTCAAGATTCATTATGCTGAACATATAGAAAAAATCCTCCCTCTCGTTTGCACCGAAATTTCAGATGGAGATCTCGTTATGATCAAGTCATCTCACAGCGTTCGTTCATCGCATATTGTGGCTACTCTCCTTGATCAGTATAAAGTGATCCCTTTATAA